Genomic DNA from Leptospira hartskeerlii:
TCCAGTAATCGAGGTTTCCATCACATTAAAGGATGATGATGGATCAGTCGAAGCGGAGAAAAAATTACGCGCCCAAGCAAAGATCGTAGAACAAGCTCTCTTGGACATTTCTGGAGTAGCAAAGGTTTCACGTAGAGGCTGGAGAGAGACTGAAATGCAAGTGGATATTCTTCCGAATAGTCTATTCGGTTTTTATCTTACCGGTCAAGACGTGATTGGCGCATTAAGAAATCGTAACGTAAACGTTCCTGGTGGAAATATTACCGGTCTGGACAAAGAGATCATTCTCAGAACTATCGGAGAATTTGATACTCCTGAAGAGATTTCCAAGGTACATGTAAGAGGAAATGAGATCGGAAACGCGATCCGTATCCAGGATGTTGCCAGAGTTACGGAAGGTTTAAGAGAAGCGGATTACATCGAGAACGTAAACGGAACCAAAACTGTCGCTCTTACAGTTTTAAAAAGACAAAGTGCGGATGCTATCAAAGTGGTAGATAGCGTAAAGTCCACTGTAGAAAAATTCCGCAAAGGTTCTCCGGAATTTCAATATGCATTCGTAAACGATCTTTCTAAGTATATCCGACGTAGGTTAAATGTTCTAATTTCTAACGCAACATTCGGAATGATCTTAGTTATGGGATCTTTATTTTTCTTTTTGGGATGGAGAGTGGCGCTGATGACCGCTCTTGGAATTCCTGTGTCTTTCGGTGCTACATTCTTCATAATGGATCAATTCGGTCTGACCTTAAATTTGATCTCTATGTTCGGATTAGTTTTGGTCGTCGGTATCCTTGTGGATGATGCGATCATTATCTGTGAAAACGTATATAGATACATAGAAGAAGGACTTCCTCCTTATGAGGCCACTCTCAAGGGAACCTTAGAAGTAGTTTCTCCTGTGACCGCAACTGTTACTACTACGATTGCAGCATTTGCTCCACTTCTATTCATGCCGGGTATTTTCGGTAAGTTCGTATTTAGTATTCCTCTCGTTGTGATCATCGCGCTTTGTGCGTCTTTGGCGGAGGCATTCTTCATTCTTCCTAACCACTTATACGATATCAATAAAGGTGGAGTAAAAGCGGGAGAGATCAAAGAAGAATCCGGCTGGTTTTCTAAATTTAGAAATACCAAGTATGTTCCTGCGCTTAAATTCGCATTGAGCAATCCATGGAAGATGACGATAGGCTTAGTCTCTCTATTGATCGCAAGTTTTATCATCCAGATCCTATTCTCTAAGTTTAAGTTATTCCCGGGTTCGGTAGATCAATTCTACGTAAAGGTTTCTGCCAAAACCGGAGCAAGTTTGAATGAAACCTATCGTTATTTAGAAGTAATAGAAAAGGAAATCGCAAAAGTCCCTCAGGAAGATCTGGAGAATTATGCGACTCGTGTCGGGATCATCCAAGCCAATCCGAACGATCCTTTTACTAAAAGAGGAAAACATTACGGAATGGTAATGGCTTATTTAACTGCGGAAGAGAACCGTAAAAAATGCCATAAAACGGATGATATCATCCAAAAACTCAGAAGAAAAACTCTTTGGCTACTCAATGAAACTTCTCGCAAAATAGAAGAAGAGAAGATTCAGAAAGAAGCGCAAGAGAGTAAAAATCCTTGCGATATTCCCGAACCTGTAGTGATCCCGGAAGAATTCGAATCTCTCCGAGGAAAACTGGTCGCCTTAGAATACGAAAAAGTATCCGGAGGACCTCCAGTAGGAAAACCTGTGGCAATCGAGATCAGGGGAGATAGTTATGATACTCTTCTTAAGATCGCTTCCGAATACAAAGGTGTACTCGGAAAAGTGAAAGGGGTCACCGATATTGCAGACGACTTCAATGAAGGTAAGGACGAGGTCCGTATTCGAGTCAGCGAATCTCTTGCTTCCACTGCTGGAGTCTCCGTATTCAGAGTTGCACAAGCAATCAATACCGCATTCCAAGGAACTGTCGCAACCAAGATCAAAAGAACGGATGAAGAAGTAGAAGTAAAAGTCCGCTTTCCCGAATCCTACAGAAAGTCTGTGGATAGTTTGAATCATGTATATGTTTCAAACTCCATTGGTAAAATGATCCCAGTGTCTCGTTTAGTAACTATGCAAAGACTTCCTGGCGTTTCTAATATCAATCACTTGGATGGAAAACGTCTAGTCACGGTCACTGCAAACTTAGCAGGTGGAAAACAGGCAAACTCCACGGAAGCGAATGCTTCCGCTAAAAAATTGGCAGACCAAGAGAAGATCATAGATAAGTATCCAGGCTATATGGTCCGTTTCGGCGGAGAGAATAAGGACACAGAAGAGTCCATGGGCTCCTTAGGATTTTTATTCCTGATGGCGCTACTTATCATGTACATCATCATCGCTTCCCAATTCGGATCTTTGATGCAACCTCTTGTAATCGGAAGCGCCATCCCCTTCTCCTTTATTGGAGTGATCTTAGCTTTTGTAACTCATGGAGAATATTTCGGATTCTTAGCGATGCTTGGAATTGTAGGTCTTGCAGGAGTTGTAGTTAACGACTCAATCGTACTTGTGGACTTTGCAAACACTCTTCGTAGAGAAAATCCGAACAAAGACATTAAGGAAATCCTAGTAGATACCGG
This window encodes:
- a CDS encoding efflux RND transporter permease subunit, translated to MKSIIEYFLSKSIFVNLLTVLIILAGSFLAVKMNREAFPNINFDIVSISTLYLGASPQEVEKLVTNPLEKAIKEVDGIKEYRSASIEGRSGIVITLDPDTKDTQKVVDDIKSAIDRVEDLPEEVEDPIVTEITTARTPVIEVSITLKDDDGSVEAEKKLRAQAKIVEQALLDISGVAKVSRRGWRETEMQVDILPNSLFGFYLTGQDVIGALRNRNVNVPGGNITGLDKEIILRTIGEFDTPEEISKVHVRGNEIGNAIRIQDVARVTEGLREADYIENVNGTKTVALTVLKRQSADAIKVVDSVKSTVEKFRKGSPEFQYAFVNDLSKYIRRRLNVLISNATFGMILVMGSLFFFLGWRVALMTALGIPVSFGATFFIMDQFGLTLNLISMFGLVLVVGILVDDAIIICENVYRYIEEGLPPYEATLKGTLEVVSPVTATVTTTIAAFAPLLFMPGIFGKFVFSIPLVVIIALCASLAEAFFILPNHLYDINKGGVKAGEIKEESGWFSKFRNTKYVPALKFALSNPWKMTIGLVSLLIASFIIQILFSKFKLFPGSVDQFYVKVSAKTGASLNETYRYLEVIEKEIAKVPQEDLENYATRVGIIQANPNDPFTKRGKHYGMVMAYLTAEENRKKCHKTDDIIQKLRRKTLWLLNETSRKIEEEKIQKEAQESKNPCDIPEPVVIPEEFESLRGKLVALEYEKVSGGPPVGKPVAIEIRGDSYDTLLKIASEYKGVLGKVKGVTDIADDFNEGKDEVRIRVSESLASTAGVSVFRVAQAINTAFQGTVATKIKRTDEEVEVKVRFPESYRKSVDSLNHVYVSNSIGKMIPVSRLVTMQRLPGVSNINHLDGKRLVTVTANLAGGKQANSTEANASAKKLADQEKIIDKYPGYMVRFGGENKDTEESMGSLGFLFLMALLIMYIIIASQFGSLMQPLVIGSAIPFSFIGVILAFVTHGEYFGFLAMLGIVGLAGVVVNDSIVLVDFANTLRRENPNKDIKEILVDTGNLRLRAVTLTTVTTVLGLLPTAYGIGGYDPFLVPMALAFGWGLAFASIITLLMVPVFYLHLYNFQNWFYGRLERIFGKKKVVYFPSPEFASEPDRILTNNKGKKKK